A window from Deltaproteobacteria bacterium encodes these proteins:
- a CDS encoding iron-sulfur cluster assembly scaffold protein codes for MDFFLHLFIGFAVLAGVVCTWAIVYYFANPQPDNPDGKARITGSCGDTMEIALTFDGERVKETSHWTDGCAYSLNCVYAAACLAKDKTPDEILEIDERAIQEFIGGLPSDHIHCARLAHETLQAALEDFMRNQAGKAHGGTGRKREGGKKP; via the coding sequence ATGGATTTCTTCCTTCACCTATTCATCGGCTTCGCTGTCTTGGCGGGCGTGGTGTGTACCTGGGCCATCGTTTACTACTTTGCCAATCCCCAGCCCGATAATCCGGACGGCAAGGCCAGAATTACCGGGTCTTGCGGTGATACCATGGAAATCGCTCTCACCTTCGATGGAGAGAGGGTCAAGGAGACCTCCCACTGGACCGATGGGTGCGCCTATTCCCTGAACTGTGTTTACGCCGCCGCCTGTCTGGCCAAGGACAAGACCCCTGACGAAATACTGGAGATCGATGAGCGTGCCATTCAGGAATTCATTGGAGGGCTTCCAAGCGATCACATCCATTGCGCCCGCCTAGCCCATGAAACCCTCCAGGCCGCCCTGGAGGACTTCATGAGGAACCAGGCAGGGAAAGCGCACGGTGGTACCGGCCGCAAAAGGGAGGGCGGGAAAAAACCTTGA
- a CDS encoding CBS domain-containing protein gives MEAIVTHKNTDFDALASLIAAALLYPSAVPVFPRSLNVNVRKFLSLHKDHPSFQAAAEFDPGGIERLIVVDTSSWNRIEGHEKISKGTFSAIHLWDHHRPGDIRPEWSCVKQIGATVTLLVGELQRQGKDFSPIEATLFAAGIYEDTGNLTFPSTTSEDAGAVAFLLEKGADLNLIKNILRPVYGPRQKEILSEMLKNENRVKLNGYAVAFNRISIEGHTPGLSLVMDMYMEISGVDASFGIFEEPEKNQSIVIGRSSTESLDIGAIMRSLGGGGHPSAGSAMVKGMSAETIEQVCRERFSANNKAPVKISDLMSYPVLTVSPKTPMWEAAMLFREKGCTGLPVVDEHGLVGIITRRDFRKGKKPLRMDSPVKAFMSTKVVWISPGSSVDQASKLMVKHDIGRLPVMDEGKIIGIVTRSDIMRFYYDLLPD, from the coding sequence ATGGAAGCGATTGTCACCCATAAAAATACGGATTTCGATGCCCTTGCCAGCCTCATCGCCGCCGCCCTTCTCTATCCTTCGGCTGTCCCGGTGTTTCCAAGATCCCTCAATGTTAACGTCAGGAAATTTTTATCCCTTCACAAAGACCACCCCTCATTTCAGGCCGCGGCAGAGTTCGATCCCGGCGGGATAGAGCGGCTGATCGTGGTTGATACGAGTTCCTGGAACCGCATCGAGGGTCACGAAAAAATTTCGAAGGGTACTTTTTCAGCCATCCATCTCTGGGACCATCACCGCCCCGGAGACATCCGCCCGGAGTGGTCCTGCGTCAAACAAATCGGTGCCACGGTGACTCTCCTTGTCGGAGAGTTGCAGAGGCAGGGAAAAGATTTTTCCCCCATTGAAGCCACCCTGTTTGCAGCCGGGATTTACGAGGACACAGGGAATCTGACCTTCCCTTCCACCACGTCCGAGGATGCCGGCGCCGTGGCCTTTCTCTTGGAGAAAGGGGCCGACCTGAACCTGATCAAGAACATCCTCAGACCGGTCTATGGACCGCGGCAAAAGGAAATCCTCTCCGAGATGCTGAAAAACGAAAACCGCGTCAAACTCAACGGGTATGCCGTCGCCTTTAACCGGATCTCCATCGAAGGTCATACGCCGGGTCTTTCCCTTGTAATGGATATGTACATGGAGATCTCGGGTGTAGACGCCTCCTTCGGCATCTTTGAAGAGCCGGAGAAAAACCAATCCATCGTGATCGGCAGGAGTTCCACGGAAAGCCTGGATATCGGGGCTATCATGCGGAGCCTGGGCGGTGGAGGTCATCCGAGTGCCGGATCGGCCATGGTCAAGGGAATGTCCGCTGAAACCATCGAGCAGGTTTGCCGGGAACGCTTCTCGGCCAACAACAAGGCGCCTGTGAAGATCAGTGATCTCATGTCCTACCCTGTGCTCACCGTATCTCCAAAGACACCCATGTGGGAAGCGGCCATGTTATTCAGGGAAAAGGGCTGCACCGGGCTCCCCGTCGTGGATGAACACGGCCTTGTTGGTATAATCACCCGGAGGGACTTCAGGAAGGGGAAGAAGCCCCTTAGGATGGACAGCCCGGTGAAGGCCTTCATGTCCACCAAGGTGGTCTGGATCTCGCCAGGGAGCAGTGTGGACCAGGCCTCCAAGTTGATGGTCAAGCACGACATCGGCAGGCTCCCTGTCATGGATGAAGGGAAAATCATCGGGATCGTGACCCGCTCCGACATCATGCGGTTTTACTATGATCTGCTTCCCGACTGA